A window of Mixophyes fleayi isolate aMixFle1 chromosome 10, aMixFle1.hap1, whole genome shotgun sequence contains these coding sequences:
- the TCP11L1 gene encoding T-complex protein 11-like protein 1 → MPLEPDKSRSGDESSSEPNRASGGDRSDEKAVCERIRQNTPSPHRGNRPQASPPQFVSVEELMDAAKGVNNMALAHEIMVNKDFQIKPMEFPQGSLERAVRDIVHKAFWDCLEAQFNEDPPVYNHMIILLGEVKETLFSFLLPGHTRLRNQINEVLDLDLLKQEAENGALDIPKLADFTIGMMGTLCAPARDDEVKKLRDIKEPVALFRAIFAVLDLMKLDMANFAIGTIRPHLMQQSVEYERKKFQDFFEKQPKFLEYTTSWLQEAADDLRAKSPVPQGASAGSLGPVSVLNNGFIKLLTWDHEQRPFPETVVMDQIRFQEIKLELTQFTLQGTLLLIIHNSAGPAVSGLPGFMDRMKNLISLLLKGVGTPYVKTEEALATLGEKMCVEVNSYLSQHGSPSFSTEREECLKGQIQSAASPSNQIHRVIDSRVQMFLLSYLSATNQRSIPVLPGGLGPIQKELEEMAVKFLRLVNYNKMVFSPYYDSILSEILNKQDPRP, encoded by the exons ATGCCTCTGGAACCAGATAAGTCGCGGTCCGGGGATGAATCGTCCAGTGAACCCAACAGAGCCAGCGGCGGCGACCGCTCGGATGAGAAAGCGGTGTGTGAGCGGATCCGGCAAAACACTCCAAGCCCACACCGCGGGAACAGACCCCAAG CCAGCCCCCCTCAGTTTGTGTCGGTGGAAGAGCTCATGGATGCTGCTAAAGGGGTGAACAACATGGCTTTGGCTCATGAGATTATGGTCAATAAAGATTTCCAGATCAAACCCATGGAGTTCCCTCAGGGAAG TCTGGAAAGAGCAGTTCGGGACATTGTACATAAAGCATTCTGGGATTGCTTAGAGGCTCAGTTCAATGAAGACCCTCCAGTTTACAACCACATGATTATACTACTGGGAGAAGTTAAAGAG ACCCTCTTCTCCTTCTTGTTACCCGGTCACACACGGCTGAGGAATCAGATCAATGAGGTCCTGGACCTGGATCTCCTTAAGCAGGAAGCGGAGAACGGAGCCCTGGACATCCCCAAGCTAGCGGACTTTACAATAGGGATGATGGGGACTCTCTGTGCTCCAGCTCGAGACGATGAGGTCAAGAAGCTTCGTGACATTAAGGAGCCGGTGGCCTTATTCAG AGCCATCTTTGCGGTCCTAGACCTGATGAAATTAGACATGGCCAACTTTGCAATCGGCACCATTCGGCCACATTTGATGCAACAGTCCGTGGAGTATGAGAGAAAGAAGTTCCAGGATTTCTTTGAAAAGCAGCCAA AATTTTTGGAATATACAACTAGTTGGCTTCAGGAAGCCGCTGATGACCTGCGTGCTAAGAGCCCTGTCCCCCAGGGAGCAtctgctgggtcactgggtcccGTCTCTGTATTAAATAATGGCTTCATCAAACTTCTCACCTGGGACCATGAGCAAAGACCCTTCCCAGAG ACTGTGGTGATGGACCAGATCCGGTTCCAGGAGATAAAGTTGGAACTGACGCAGTTTACCCTGCAGGGGACTTTGCTCCTGATAATACACAATTCTGCAGGTCCTGCTGTCTCGGGTCTTCCTGGCTTTATGGACAGAATGAAAAATCTCATCAGTCTGTTACTGAAGGGAGTGGGGACTCC TTATGTGAAGACAGAGGAGGCGCTGGCTACGCTCGGTGAGAAGATGTGTGTGGAAGTGAACAGCTACCTCAGTCAACATGGCTCCCCCAGCTTCTCCACAGAGAGAGAGGAATGTCTTAAAGGGCAGATTCAGAGCGCTGCATCGCCTTCCAACCAGATACACCGAGTAATCg ACTCCAGGGTCCAGATGTTTTTACTGAGCTACCTGTCCGCCACCAACCAGAGATCTATCCCTGTACTGCCCGGAGGGCTGGGTCCCATCCAGAAAGAACTGGAAGAGATGGCTGTGAAATTCCTGCGCCTTGTCAACTATAACAAGATGGTGTTTAGTCCGTACTATGACTCAATCCTGAGCGAGATACTGAACAAACAAGATCCCCGGCCTTGA